From Trichoderma atroviride chromosome 1, complete sequence, one genomic window encodes:
- a CDS encoding uncharacterized protein (BUSCO:EOG092D4CHM) has product MDAATIEETNRIRISLGMKPLPVPGAQVSHQASASDDDEEPGSTVESRQAQAYDNYKRVQDEEAAKKRREEKATAVRKAREKAQRFALLEGKGLGEEGQSSDLDAKAWLTGQKKRQKKIDTARKLEEELAAAEAAAAAAIQYTSKDLAGIKVAHDSTSFLDGDEQILTLKDTTIDENEEEGDELENLGIKEQEKLSERLDLKKKLKGYNPNDYDDGEGTILAQYDEEINGKKAKRFTLDDDGAIAELSDILDQPERKGKKIQSISLDDIVDDGVPSSDYLAPSEIKVKKPKKKKGSKGTRQKQLDEDDIFPLETAPVDAGSMDIDSKASTTKKRKAASADNFADDDDLQASLAIQRKIALKKRKKTRPEDIARQLKEDDEVPEEAQSGGLVIGEISEFVAGLSKPDDEDRQTRKQKHTTKSPEADEDRDMGDGDGDRDGNEDHEMDDYSAEIAAHREEEERNNNIKQEEEEEDAGIEDEKMVGTGMGAALALLRERGLLESQEKTGSYEDFVAREEFLSRKRVLEGELDEQTRQQRERDRMSGRLDRMSVREREEWARQQNTHRDHQQSKKMAELFNAGYKPNIELKYVDDHGRLLDRKEAFKHLSHQFHGKGSGKGKTEKRLKKIDDEKRREAQSMFDASESAGMNLATAQQLKKRREAGVRLG; this is encoded by the exons ATGGACGCGGCAACGATCGAAGAGACAAATCGCATCCGAATCTCGCTGGGCATGAAGCCTTTGCCGGTACCCGGAGCCCAGGTATCGCATCAAGCTTCAGCgtccgacgacgacgaagaacCCGGAAGCACCGTCGAGAGTCGCCAAGCCCAGGCATATGACAACTACAAAAGGGTGCAGgacgaagaagctgccaagaaACGACGCGAAGAGAAGGCTACCGCCGTACGAAAAGCCCGTGAAAAGGCTCAGCGATTTGCTCTTTTAGAGGGCAAGGGACTcggcgaagaaggccaaaGCAGTGATCTTGATGCAAAGGCGTGGTTGACAgggcagaagaagcgacaaaagaagattgacaCAGCAAGGAAGCTAGAAGAGGAgcttgctgcagcagaggcagcggcagcggcagccatACAATACACCTCTAAGGACCTCGCAGGCATCAAGGTTGCTCACGATTCAACATCCTTTCTAGACGGAGACGAACAAATCCTTACTTTGAAAGATACGACAATTGACGAaaatgaggaagagggagatgagCTTGAGAATTTGGGTAtcaaagagcaagagaagcTCAGTGAAAGATTGGAcctcaagaagaagctgaagggCTACAACCCCAATGAttatgatgatggcgagggcaCTATCCTGGCACAATACGACGAGGAGATCAATGGCAAAAAAGCCAAGAGATTTACTCTCGATGACGACGGAGCCATCGCTGAACTGTCAGATATCCTGGATCAGCCAGAaaggaaggggaagaagattCAATCAATAAGTCTTGATGATATTGTCG ATGATGGTGTGCCTTCATCAGACTACCTTGCCCCTTCAGAAATCAAGgtgaagaagcccaagaaaaagaagggaagcAAGGGCAcaaggcagaagcagcttgatgaagatgacatATTCCCTTTGGAAACCGCTCCAGTGGATGCCGGCTCTATGGACATTGATTCTAAGGCTTCTACGACTAAGAAACGGAAAGCTGCCTCTGCTGATAACTTtgccgatgacgacgaccttCAAGCGTCGTTAGCAATTCAAAGGAAAATTGCTCTAAAGAAACGCAAAAAGACGCGGCCTGAAGACATTGCAAGACAACtgaaagaagacgatgaggtGCCTGAAGAGGCCCAAAGCGGCGGTCTGGTGATTGGCGAGATTTCCGAATTTGTTGCCGGCCTGAGCAAGccagacgatgaagatcGCCAGACCAGGAAgcaaaaacatacaacaaaAAGCCCTGAAGCAGACGAGGATCGTGACATgggcgatggagatggagacagAGATGGAAATGAAGACCATGAAATGGATGATTATTCAGCAGAGATTGCAGCAcaccgagaagaagaagagaggaataACAATATTaagcaagaggaggaggaagaagatgcgggtattgaagatgaaaagatggTTGGTACCGGTATGGGCGCAGCCCTCGCACTGCTTCGAGAACGAGGGCTTCTCGAGTCCCAGGAGAAGACTGGAAGCTATGAAGACTTTGTTGCTCGCGAAGAATTCCTTTCCAGGAAGAGAGTCCTAGAGGGTGAATTGGACGAGCAGACCCGACAACAGAGAGAACGTGACAGAATGAGCGGCAGGTTAGATCGCATGTCCGttcgagagagagaagagtgGGCACGACAGCAAAACACCCACCGTGACCACCAGCaatcgaagaagatggccgagCTCTTTAACGCGGGCTACAAGCCAAACATCGAGTTGAAGTATGTCGATGATCACGGCCGATTGTTAGACCGCAAGGAGGCCTTTAAGCATCTCAGCCACCAGTTCCACGGAAAGGGCAGCGGCAAGGGCAAGACCGAGAAGCGCCTCAAGAAGATTGACGACGAAAAGAGGCGAGAGGCGCAGAGCATGTTTGACGCGAGCGAAAGTGCCGGCATGAACTTGGCGAcggcgcagcagctgaagaagcgcagGGAAGCAGGCGTGCGGCTCGGCTAA